A section of the Humulus lupulus chromosome 2, drHumLupu1.1, whole genome shotgun sequence genome encodes:
- the LOC133814215 gene encoding uncharacterized protein LOC133814215 → MKDILTKKRRLGEFETTALTEGCSAILKNKIPPKFKDLGNFTIPCSIGGRDVCRALFDFGASINLMSMSIFKKLGIEEARPTPATLQLADRSMVHPKGKIKDVLVQVDKFIFPADFIILDYEADRDVLIIFGRTFLATGRTLIDVQTGELNLRVNDQQVTFNVFNSMKFPNEI, encoded by the coding sequence atgaaggataTTTTAACCAAGAAGAGGAGACTTGGAGAATTTGAAACAACGGCTTTGACTGAAGGTTGTAGTGCTatattgaagaataaaattcctccTAAATTTAAAGACCTGGGCAACTTTACAATTCCTTGTTCTATTGGTGGTAGAGATGTTTGTAGAGCACTTTTTGACTTTGGGGCTAGTATCAATTTGATGTCCATGTCGATCtttaagaagttgggaattgAAGAAGCAAGGCCAACCCCTGCCACTTTGCAATTAGCGGATCGATCTATGGTACACCCAAAAGGCAAGATTAAAGATGTACTTGTGCAAGTTGATAAATTCATTTTTCCAGCGGATTTCATTATTCTTGATTATGAAGCGGATAGAGATGTTCTAATAATTTTTGGAAGAACATTTCTTGCCACCGGAAGGACTTTGATTGACGTTCAAACAGGAGAGCTTAATTTGAGAGTGAATGACCAACAAGTGACCTTCAATGTGTTCAACTCTATGAAGTTTCCGAATGAGATTTAG
- the LOC133814216 gene encoding uncharacterized protein LOC133814216 — MAYDFEPVYERFRKQAPPSFEGNADHMVAEDWVKSVEAIFDHMEMNDHQRISCVANLLKMDARIWWDMVKQTRDLNTMTWVDFIQAFNKKYYITVVLATRVDEVVTLFQGNLSIADYAHKFDRLARFTSKIVPTEAMRVARFKEGLKSMIARDVKLTNVKMVSYAKVLDKALDVEYLEERIWKDSVERRVANRNKGF, encoded by the coding sequence ATGGCTTATGATTTTGAGCCAGTCTATGAACGTTTTAGGAAGCAAGCCCCGCCTAGCTTCGAAGGGAATGCCGACCATATGGTGGCGGAAGATTGGGTGAAGTCGGTAGAAGCTATCTTTGACCACATGGAGATGAATGACCATCAAAGGATTTCATGTGTAGCTAACCTACTCAAAATGgatgcaaggatatggtgggacatGGTGAAGCAGACTCGTGACCTAAACACTATGACCTGGGTAGATTTCATTCAAGCGTTTAACAAAAAGTATTACATTACAGTTGTATTGGCAACCAGGGTGGATGAGGTTGTAACCTTGTTTCAAGGAAACCTTTCTATTGCCGATTATGCTCataagtttgataggttggcgaGGTTCACGTCTAAAATAGTACCAACTGAGGCCATGCGAGTTGCGAGGTTTAAGGAAGGACTTAAGTCCATGATTGCTAGAGATGTCAAGTTGACTAATGTTAAGATGGTTAGTTACGCTAAGGTTTTGGATAAGGCTCTTGATGTGGAATACTTGGAGGAACGCATATGGAAGGATAGTGTAGAAAGAAGGGTGGCAAATAGAAACAAGGGTTTCTAG